A single Rhodothermales bacterium DNA region contains:
- a CDS encoding PQQ-binding-like beta-propeller repeat protein codes for MMRVNPYRSTLPLWTVAALIFLAGCADNSSPYASWSMYEGDAGAAHFSSLTQIDRSNVKDLDVAWTYPAGDNGPSGFSPLVVDRMMYVVADSGALVALDAGTGKELWVHSFPRAGRGVRDRGLLYWESANRSDRRLFVPRGNLLYAINAENGEGIPSFGPDGAIDVREGISRDPEKIRATPSSPGIVFENLVILGSGPGEGYGSGPGDIRAWDTRTGKLAWVFHTIPHPGEYGYDTWENPESWKTAGGANVWGGMSVDVERGILYLPLGSATYDFYGADRLGANLFANSLVALNARTGERIWHYQTVHHDLWDLDLTAAPVLLTVTHEGKETDIVVEAGKTGYVYVFDRVTGEPLWPIEERPVPPSDMPGEEAWPTQPYPTWPEPFGVLSFTEDDVNPYIPQEEQDSLRRYVASMNNLGLFTPPSTTPTMQMPGNSGGANWGTTAADPENGIFYILNKNFPTVLTLEREIPGVPGPDAFPPERGAFVYRQNCQLCHMANLEGQPPLIPSLVNVMDRLKPEEVRQQVREGKGTMPAFRDLTDQEVSSLISYLSFPEFAPPPPPPATSTGPEEGPVRYKTGYGYFLASIGYAIKPPWETLTAYDMHTGNKIWERPVGDVEALVERGITNTGSVGMRGGPSVTAGGLLFVATDKTFRALDKDTGEEIWTHRLPGPVQGIPAIYEVDGRQFVVIGAGPAGGSMLSALTGAPANPLPRNYYAFALTE; via the coding sequence ATGATGCGCGTGAACCCCTACCGATCCACCTTACCCCTGTGGACGGTCGCCGCCCTGATCTTCCTCGCCGGCTGCGCCGACAACTCGTCGCCCTATGCATCGTGGAGCATGTACGAAGGCGACGCCGGCGCGGCGCACTTTTCTTCGCTCACGCAGATCGACCGATCGAACGTCAAGGATCTGGACGTCGCGTGGACCTACCCCGCCGGAGACAACGGTCCGTCGGGATTCAGTCCGCTCGTGGTCGACCGCATGATGTACGTCGTCGCCGATAGCGGCGCGCTCGTGGCGCTGGACGCCGGCACCGGCAAAGAGCTATGGGTCCATTCCTTCCCGCGGGCCGGGCGCGGCGTGCGCGACCGCGGCCTCCTGTACTGGGAGAGCGCCAACCGCTCGGACCGCCGGCTGTTTGTCCCCCGCGGCAACCTGCTCTACGCCATCAACGCCGAAAATGGCGAGGGCATCCCCTCATTTGGCCCGGACGGCGCGATCGACGTCCGGGAAGGCATCTCGCGCGACCCCGAAAAAATCCGCGCGACGCCCTCCTCCCCCGGCATCGTGTTCGAAAACCTCGTCATTCTCGGCTCCGGCCCCGGCGAAGGCTACGGTTCGGGCCCGGGCGACATCCGGGCGTGGGACACGCGGACGGGCAAGCTCGCCTGGGTCTTCCACACCATCCCCCATCCCGGCGAATACGGGTACGACACCTGGGAGAACCCCGAGTCCTGGAAAACCGCCGGCGGCGCCAACGTCTGGGGCGGCATGAGCGTCGACGTGGAACGCGGCATCCTGTACCTGCCGCTCGGCTCGGCCACGTACGACTTTTACGGCGCAGACCGCCTCGGCGCCAACTTGTTCGCCAACTCGCTCGTGGCGCTCAACGCCCGCACGGGCGAACGCATCTGGCATTACCAGACGGTCCATCACGACCTGTGGGACCTCGACCTGACGGCCGCGCCGGTGCTGTTGACGGTGACCCACGAGGGGAAGGAGACAGACATCGTCGTGGAAGCCGGCAAGACGGGGTACGTGTACGTCTTCGACCGGGTAACGGGCGAGCCGCTGTGGCCGATCGAGGAGCGGCCCGTCCCTCCATCCGACATGCCCGGCGAGGAAGCCTGGCCCACCCAGCCCTACCCGACCTGGCCCGAGCCGTTCGGCGTCCTCTCGTTTACCGAAGACGACGTCAACCCGTACATCCCCCAGGAAGAACAGGACAGCCTCCGGCGCTACGTGGCCAGCATGAACAACCTGGGGCTCTTCACGCCCCCGAGCACGACCCCCACGATGCAGATGCCGGGCAACAGCGGCGGCGCCAACTGGGGCACGACCGCGGCGGACCCCGAGAACGGCATCTTCTACATCCTCAACAAAAACTTCCCGACCGTCCTGACGCTGGAGCGTGAGATCCCCGGCGTCCCCGGGCCGGACGCCTTCCCGCCCGAGCGCGGCGCCTTTGTATACCGCCAGAACTGCCAGCTGTGCCATATGGCAAACCTGGAAGGCCAGCCTCCGCTCATCCCGTCGCTGGTGAATGTGATGGATCGGCTCAAGCCCGAGGAGGTGCGCCAGCAGGTGCGTGAGGGCAAGGGGACGATGCCGGCGTTCCGCGACCTCACCGATCAGGAGGTGAGCAGTCTGATCTCCTACCTCTCGTTCCCGGAATTCGCGCCGCCACCTCCGCCGCCGGCGACGTCTACGGGGCCCGAAGAAGGCCCGGTGCGTTATAAAACGGGCTACGGCTATTTCCTCGCCAGCATCGGGTATGCGATCAAGCCCCCGTGGGAGACCCTGACGGCCTACGACATGCATACGGGCAACAAGATATGGGAGCGGCCGGTCGGGGATGTGGAGGCGCTCGTCGAGCGCGGCATCACAAATACCGGCTCCGTCGGGATGCGGGGCGGGCCGTCCGTTACCGCCGGCGGGCTCCTGTTCGTGGCGACGGACAAGACCTTCCGGGCCCTCGACAAGGATACGGGCGAGGAGATCTGGACCCACCGGCTGCCCGGCCCCGTGCAGGGCATCCCGGCGATCTACGAAGTCGACGGCAGGCAGTTTGTCGTGATCGGCGCCGGGCCGGCGGGGGGCAGCATGCTGTCGGCGCTCACCGGCGCGCCGGCGAACCCCCTGCCCCGGAATTACTACGCGTTCGCGCTGACGGAGTGA
- a CDS encoding alpha-L-rhamnosidase N-terminal domain-containing protein → MLSVRLLLVFLSIALVQPARAQQRRATQFEGAPAAAWIAPPDADLQAFGVYHFRRTFELAAAPAAFIVHVSADNRYRLFVNGEPVSSGPQRSDLMHWRYETVDLAPYLHAGSNVIAALVWNWGSQRPVAQHSYRTGFLLQGNSPAEAVINTDATWKVFADAAYAPIAIGFRDVGGYYASPPGEEVDGARYPWGWETAGFDDTAWPQAQGGQGFGSRFTQLRGQHPNGEAGAWQLTPRTIPPMEEAPVRFARVRRAEGVAAGEGFLTGAGDLVIPPNTEASLVLDQGHLTNAYAILETSAGAGSTITLTYAESGKDEQGRKGNRNELEGKRIAGVRDVFHPDGGDHRRFQTLWFRTYRYVQLDVKTADQPLRIHDLHGLFTGYPFELKARFDSDLPWLADVWTMNWRGARLCAWETFFDTPYYEQLQYIGDTRIQALMTLYMSGDDRLMRQAITHFNLSRIPEGITNSRYPSELGQYIPPFSLLYVAMVHDYWMYRSDADFVRNLVPGIESVLAWFEAYIDDTGMMEPLPWWPYVDWAWPGGRPPGANDGHSAMITLQYVYALQRAADLEDALGLPAAAARYRTLAADRIADVRARAWVAERGLFRDAPESDAFSQQTNVMAVLTDAVPAAEQHAVMERVLADTSLTQSTYYYSFYVFEALRKAGMADRYIEQLAPWQEMLAMGLTTTPETPEPTRSDSHAWAAHPNYGLLATVLGIRPASPGFATVEIAPALGPLKRAEGVLPVEQGDIRVKLERRGTAGVQAEIVLPDGLSGSFVWAGQRTMLRPGRQTLSL, encoded by the coding sequence ATGCTCTCCGTCCGTCTGCTTCTCGTTTTTCTGTCGATTGCGCTGGTGCAACCCGCCCGGGCTCAGCAACGCCGCGCTACCCAGTTCGAGGGCGCACCCGCTGCGGCCTGGATCGCGCCGCCAGATGCCGACCTCCAGGCCTTCGGTGTCTATCACTTCCGCCGCACCTTCGAACTGGCCGCGGCGCCCGCCGCGTTCATCGTCCACGTCTCGGCGGACAACCGCTACCGGCTGTTCGTGAACGGGGAGCCTGTATCTTCCGGCCCTCAGCGCTCGGATCTGATGCACTGGCGGTACGAAACGGTGGACCTCGCGCCCTATCTGCACGCCGGCTCCAACGTCATCGCCGCGCTCGTGTGGAACTGGGGTTCGCAGCGCCCGGTGGCCCAGCACTCGTATCGGACGGGCTTCCTGCTTCAAGGGAATAGCCCCGCCGAAGCGGTGATCAATACGGACGCGACCTGGAAGGTTTTCGCCGATGCGGCCTATGCGCCGATCGCCATCGGATTTCGCGATGTGGGGGGATATTATGCGTCCCCGCCCGGCGAGGAGGTGGATGGCGCCCGGTATCCCTGGGGATGGGAAACCGCTGGATTCGACGACACGGCCTGGCCGCAGGCGCAGGGCGGTCAGGGCTTCGGCTCCCGATTTACACAGCTACGCGGGCAGCACCCGAACGGGGAAGCAGGCGCCTGGCAGCTGACGCCGCGCACGATCCCGCCGATGGAGGAGGCGCCCGTCCGCTTCGCCCGCGTCCGCCGCGCGGAAGGCGTCGCCGCCGGCGAGGGATTTCTCACGGGCGCCGGCGATCTCGTCATTCCGCCGAATACGGAGGCCTCGCTCGTGCTCGATCAGGGGCATCTGACCAATGCCTACGCGATCCTCGAAACGAGCGCCGGCGCCGGCAGCACCATCACACTGACCTACGCCGAGTCGGGCAAGGACGAGCAGGGACGCAAGGGCAATCGCAACGAGCTCGAGGGCAAGCGCATCGCGGGAGTGCGTGACGTTTTTCATCCGGATGGGGGCGATCATCGGCGCTTCCAGACGCTCTGGTTCCGGACCTACCGCTACGTGCAACTCGACGTGAAGACGGCCGATCAGCCGCTGCGCATCCACGACCTTCATGGCCTCTTTACCGGGTATCCGTTTGAATTGAAAGCCCGGTTCGATAGCGACCTGCCCTGGCTGGCGGACGTGTGGACCATGAACTGGCGCGGCGCCCGACTCTGTGCCTGGGAGACGTTTTTTGACACGCCCTATTACGAGCAGCTCCAGTACATCGGCGACACGCGCATCCAGGCGCTCATGACGCTCTACATGAGCGGCGACGACCGCCTCATGCGGCAGGCCATCACGCATTTTAACCTGTCGCGCATCCCCGAGGGCATCACGAACAGCCGGTATCCCTCCGAGCTGGGTCAGTACATCCCGCCGTTCTCGCTGCTCTACGTGGCGATGGTGCACGACTACTGGATGTACCGGAGCGACGCCGACTTCGTCCGTAACCTCGTACCCGGCATCGAGAGTGTACTCGCCTGGTTCGAAGCCTATATCGACGATACCGGGATGATGGAGCCGCTGCCCTGGTGGCCTTACGTCGACTGGGCCTGGCCGGGCGGCCGGCCCCCGGGAGCCAACGACGGGCACTCGGCGATGATCACACTCCAGTACGTCTACGCCCTGCAGCGCGCCGCCGATCTGGAAGACGCGCTCGGCCTGCCGGCCGCCGCAGCACGGTACCGCACCCTCGCCGCCGACCGCATCGCCGACGTCCGCGCCCGCGCCTGGGTGGCCGAGCGCGGCCTCTTCCGCGACGCGCCGGAGTCGGACGCCTTCAGCCAACAGACCAACGTGATGGCCGTCCTGACCGACGCCGTGCCGGCCGCCGAACAGCACGCCGTCATGGAACGCGTCCTGGCCGACACGTCGCTGACGCAATCGACCTACTATTACAGCTTCTACGTCTTTGAGGCGCTGCGCAAAGCCGGCATGGCCGACCGCTACATCGAGCAGCTCGCCCCCTGGCAGGAGATGCTCGCGATGGGGCTCACCACCACCCCCGAAACCCCCGAGCCGACGCGGTCCGATTCGCATGCCTGGGCGGCTCACCCGAATTACGGCCTCCTGGCGACCGTGCTCGGCATCCGGCCGGCGTCGCCCGGGTTCGCGACGGTCGAGATCGCGCCGGCGCTCGGTCCCCTGAAACGGGCGGAAGGCGTCTTGCCGGTCGAGCAGGGCGACATCCGGGTGAAGCTGGAGCGCCGGGGAACGGCCGGCGTGCAGGCCGAAATCGTCCTGCCCGACGGGCTGAGCGGCTCGTTCGTGTGGGCCGGCCAGCGAACGATGCTGCGCCCGGGCCGGCAGACGCTGTCGCTGTAA
- the recO gene encoding DNA repair protein RecO, which translates to MILRTEAIVLRHLDYRETSQIVTLFSRELGKVTVIAKGARSAKSPFGSALQPMAYVDVVLYHRPGRDLQTLKEISHVRPLLGLSKALDRLAIGLRIVEFINALLQPDEQNAPLFHLAVETLTLLDALDAEDPDNLLPYFQLRLAGILGFQPAVTREQVEALPEAGGALALESGDVLVGRGEGASSRRASRKALRAFAILAHARPEVVLRMAMPDAVRREVTALVDAYLQYHVEDAYPTRGEKVLGALLDRRVE; encoded by the coding sequence ATGATTCTCCGCACCGAAGCGATCGTATTGCGTCATCTCGACTACCGCGAAACGAGCCAGATCGTGACGCTGTTCTCGCGCGAACTCGGCAAGGTGACGGTCATCGCCAAGGGGGCCCGCTCGGCGAAAAGCCCGTTCGGAAGCGCGCTCCAGCCCATGGCGTATGTCGACGTCGTCCTGTACCACCGTCCGGGGCGCGACCTGCAGACGCTCAAGGAGATCTCGCATGTCCGCCCGCTGCTCGGGCTGAGCAAGGCGCTCGACCGGCTGGCGATCGGCCTCCGCATCGTCGAATTCATCAACGCGCTGCTGCAGCCCGACGAGCAAAACGCGCCGCTTTTCCATCTGGCCGTCGAGACGCTCACCCTGCTCGACGCCCTCGACGCCGAGGACCCCGACAATCTGCTGCCCTATTTTCAGCTGCGCCTCGCCGGCATTCTGGGTTTTCAGCCCGCCGTCACGCGGGAGCAGGTCGAGGCGCTGCCCGAGGCGGGTGGGGCTCTGGCGCTCGAGAGCGGCGACGTGCTGGTCGGGCGGGGCGAAGGGGCGTCGTCGCGTCGCGCCTCGCGCAAGGCGCTCCGGGCGTTCGCCATCCTGGCGCATGCCCGGCCGGAGGTCGTCCTTCGTATGGCCATGCCCGACGCCGTGCGGCGGGAAGTGACCGCCCTCGTCGATGCCTATCTGCAGTACCATGTCGAGGACGCCTATCCGACCCGGGGCGAAAAGGTGCTGGGCGCCCTGCTGGATCGCCGGGTCGAGTGA
- a CDS encoding response regulator transcription factor, with amino-acid sequence MLIVEDDPATGEQLGTYFSEHNYEVVRATDGEKASRLLIGATPFDIVLLDLMLPRKSGFEVLREARQAGIDTPVIILSVSSSEEDKLKGFNLGADDYVTKPFSTKEIAARVRVILRRVHTAGEESVEQYTFDDMSINFSNHTAQRNGSKLQFTALEFSILHYFIRHRGRTVSRKQLLIDVWGIKGDITTRTIDRHVASLRKKIETDPTEPKYIQTVYGIGYKFTG; translated from the coding sequence ATGCTCATCGTAGAGGATGACCCGGCTACCGGAGAGCAGCTGGGTACGTATTTCTCGGAACACAACTACGAGGTGGTCCGCGCTACCGACGGAGAAAAGGCGTCCCGATTGCTGATCGGCGCCACACCGTTCGATATCGTGTTGCTCGATTTGATGCTGCCCCGGAAGAGCGGCTTCGAAGTTTTGCGCGAGGCGCGGCAGGCCGGCATCGACACCCCCGTCATCATCCTCAGCGTCTCGTCCTCGGAGGAAGACAAGCTCAAGGGCTTCAACCTCGGCGCCGACGACTACGTAACCAAGCCCTTCAGCACCAAGGAGATCGCCGCGCGGGTGCGCGTGATCCTCCGGCGCGTCCACACCGCCGGCGAGGAGTCGGTCGAGCAATACACGTTCGACGACATGAGCATCAACTTCAGCAACCACACCGCCCAGCGAAATGGTAGCAAGCTGCAATTCACCGCGCTGGAGTTCAGCATCCTCCACTACTTCATCCGGCATCGAGGCCGCACCGTGAGCCGGAAACAGCTGCTGATCGATGTGTGGGGCATCAAGGGCGACATCACCACCCGCACGATCGACCGGCATGTGGCGTCCCTCCGCAAGAAAATCGAGACAGACCCCACCGAACCGAAGTACATCCAGACGGTTTACGGCATCGGGTACAAATTCACCGGATGA
- a CDS encoding helix-hairpin-helix domain-containing protein produces the protein MDWRHPFYRLQQRLALTRRETHTLAVLLLLLAAGLGLRHIRYELVPYDPAYYVEIDSLAAPAPALDPDAAPPADLPADAPASDGPIRLNTATAAELEALPRIGPRTAERIVAFREARGPFRRPEDLLQIKGIGEKTLEALRPHLIVE, from the coding sequence ATGGACTGGCGACACCCTTTTTACCGGCTTCAGCAGCGGCTGGCCCTCACGCGACGCGAAACCCATACACTCGCCGTGTTGCTGCTTCTGCTCGCGGCCGGCCTCGGGCTGCGGCACATCCGGTACGAGCTGGTGCCGTACGATCCTGCATATTATGTCGAGATCGACAGCCTCGCCGCGCCGGCGCCCGCACTCGATCCGGATGCAGCGCCACCGGCGGACCTCCCGGCCGACGCCCCGGCGTCGGATGGCCCGATCCGGCTCAACACCGCCACGGCCGCCGAACTGGAGGCGCTACCCCGCATCGGCCCGCGTACGGCCGAGCGGATCGTGGCGTTCCGGGAAGCGCGAGGCCCCTTTCGCCGGCCCGAGGATCTGCTCCAGATCAAAGGAATCGGGGAAAAAACCCTCGAAGCGCTGCGACCGCATCTCATCGTGGAATGA
- a CDS encoding four helix bundle protein, which yields MKSINGFEDLVVWQEGIKLADAIYEITCQESFARDRSLRDQLRRAAVSVSSNIAEGYERNANAEFLYFLSVAKGSAGELRSLLYVARNAAYIEDAAFATLSERAALLSRRLFALMAAIKKSGWKGIRHKPAAQP from the coding sequence ATGAAATCCATCAACGGCTTTGAGGATCTCGTCGTGTGGCAAGAGGGAATAAAGTTAGCCGATGCGATCTATGAAATCACGTGTCAGGAAAGCTTTGCTCGCGATCGCTCACTACGCGACCAGCTGCGCAGGGCGGCTGTGTCGGTGTCATCCAATATCGCCGAAGGATACGAGCGCAACGCCAACGCGGAGTTTCTGTACTTTCTTTCTGTGGCAAAAGGTTCTGCCGGCGAGTTGCGGAGTTTGCTGTACGTTGCGAGAAATGCGGCCTATATCGAGGACGCTGCGTTCGCCACGCTGAGTGAACGTGCCGCGTTGCTGTCCAGACGCCTCTTCGCGTTGATGGCGGCGATCAAAAAAAGTGGTTGGAAAGGGATTCGGCACAAACCGGCTGCACAACCTTGA
- a CDS encoding dipeptidase, translating into MQTALQYAAHHFDRFVDELIALLRIPSISTDPAYTGEVRRCAMAVADHLRMAGFDTVEVMNTGGHPIVFAERIEDPSLPTVLVYGHYDVQPPDPLDLWTSPPFEPVVRDGRLYARGSSDDKGQMFMHIKMAEAYLQGEGRLPLNLKFIIEGEEESGSKHLRPFIERHRDLLKADVVMISDTSMFAPAIPSITYGLRGLAYVQVELTGPSRDLHSGMYGGAIENPINVLASLIAGLHDADHRVTIPGFYDSVRPLTAEERATFAALPFDEAGWKHAVSVTATRTEAGYSVLEGISARPTLDVNGIWGGYQGEGAKTVLPAKAGAKISMRLVPDQQPDAIVEKIRAYFEANVPTTMKLTFKDLHGGKPVIVDTTHPAMLAAAKALTDTYGKEPFFTREGGSIPVVADFKELLGIDTVLMGFGLDDDSIHSPNEHFGLDRYRQGILSAVRFAHYFSE; encoded by the coding sequence ATGCAGACCGCCCTACAGTACGCCGCCCATCATTTTGATCGATTTGTGGATGAGTTGATCGCGTTGCTGCGGATCCCTTCGATCAGCACGGATCCGGCGTACACCGGCGAGGTGCGGCGGTGTGCGATGGCGGTGGCGGACCACCTCCGCATGGCCGGCTTCGACACGGTCGAGGTGATGAACACCGGCGGCCATCCCATCGTCTTCGCCGAGCGGATCGAGGACCCCTCGCTGCCGACGGTGCTGGTGTACGGCCATTACGACGTCCAGCCGCCCGATCCGCTGGACCTGTGGACCTCCCCCCCGTTCGAACCCGTCGTCAGAGACGGTCGCCTCTATGCCCGTGGGTCGAGCGACGACAAGGGGCAGATGTTTATGCACATCAAGATGGCGGAAGCGTACCTGCAGGGCGAAGGCCGGCTGCCGCTGAACCTCAAGTTCATCATCGAGGGCGAGGAGGAAAGCGGCTCGAAGCACCTCCGGCCGTTTATCGAACGGCACCGGGACTTGCTGAAAGCCGACGTCGTCATGATCTCCGACACGTCGATGTTCGCGCCGGCCATCCCGTCGATTACCTACGGATTGCGCGGCCTGGCCTATGTGCAGGTCGAACTCACGGGCCCGAGCCGCGACCTGCATTCGGGCATGTACGGCGGCGCCATTGAGAACCCGATCAACGTGCTCGCGTCACTCATCGCCGGCCTCCACGATGCCGATCACCGGGTGACGATCCCGGGATTCTACGACAGCGTCCGCCCCCTCACGGCAGAGGAGCGGGCCACGTTTGCGGCGCTGCCGTTCGACGAAGCCGGCTGGAAGCACGCCGTATCCGTCACCGCCACGCGCACGGAGGCCGGCTACTCGGTGCTCGAAGGCATCTCGGCCCGCCCGACGCTCGACGTGAATGGCATCTGGGGCGGCTACCAGGGCGAGGGCGCAAAAACGGTGCTTCCGGCGAAAGCCGGCGCGAAAATCTCGATGCGCCTGGTGCCGGATCAGCAGCCGGACGCCATCGTCGAGAAAATCCGCGCCTACTTCGAAGCGAACGTCCCTACCACCATGAAGCTGACGTTCAAGGACCTGCACGGCGGCAAGCCGGTCATCGTCGACACCACGCATCCGGCCATGCTGGCCGCGGCAAAGGCGCTCACCGACACCTATGGCAAGGAGCCCTTCTTTACCCGCGAGGGCGGCTCGATCCCCGTCGTCGCCGATTTCAAGGAATTGCTCGGCATCGACACGGTGCTCATGGGCTTCGGGCTCGACGACGATTCCATCCATTCTCCCAACGAGCATTTCGGCCTCGACCGGTATCGCCAGGGCATCCTCTCGGCCGTACGCTTCGCGCACTATTTCAGCGAATAA
- the lexA gene encoding transcriptional repressor LexA translates to MSRKHLTAKQHSFLKFLKNYVREHGVWPTYREMVDQFDYRSPNSVTQNLQALYKKGFLMKEDEGYQFVSETANLLSGPLLGIPILGTITAGVLQEAIEDNQGTITLETLFPNLDRIFAIRVSGQSMIGVDIQDGDYVLLIDDDIPNGGIGAVLYDGETSLKRIYQEQDGLRLVAANDAYKDIRISPDIFEEVKILGRYVGHVNKNGIYKRSFTGRSQAA, encoded by the coding sequence ATGAGTCGCAAACACCTTACAGCCAAACAGCACTCGTTCCTGAAGTTCTTGAAAAACTATGTGCGCGAGCACGGCGTTTGGCCGACGTATCGGGAGATGGTCGATCAGTTCGACTATCGCTCGCCGAACAGTGTCACCCAGAATCTCCAGGCGCTGTATAAAAAGGGCTTCCTGATGAAGGAGGATGAGGGCTATCAGTTCGTCAGCGAAACGGCGAACCTGCTTTCGGGTCCGCTCCTCGGGATTCCCATTCTGGGCACGATCACGGCCGGCGTGCTCCAGGAGGCGATCGAGGACAATCAGGGCACCATCACCCTCGAAACTCTTTTCCCGAATCTGGATCGAATCTTTGCGATTCGGGTATCAGGCCAATCGATGATCGGCGTGGATATCCAGGATGGCGATTACGTGCTGCTCATCGACGATGATATCCCGAACGGCGGCATAGGCGCCGTATTGTACGACGGTGAAACGTCGCTCAAGAGGATCTATCAGGAGCAGGACGGGCTTCGCCTGGTCGCGGCGAATGACGCCTATAAGGACATCCGGATTTCTCCCGATATCTTCGAAGAAGTGAAAATCCTCGGACGCTACGTCGGCCACGTCAACAAAAACGGGATCTACAAACGCTCATTTACCGGACGCAGCCAAGCGGCCTGA
- a CDS encoding class I SAM-dependent methyltransferase: protein MTTPNWNRNLRQKGGFWKHGRWYDVNIARRLPLSIPLMEELVAALPPLDSNTSVCDLGCGTGNAGMSVLLAYPTVHLTVLDKDPEMLELAREKISEIREGVTQIEATVSPEGEPLPGSPYDVIIASMVLPDLIGGSEPEGAEAETRYELLFQGLGASLAPGGHLFVADQIGTLGLYRLMKTMERAGFSDVDCAWRQDDFYVCGGRLAS, encoded by the coding sequence ATGACCACACCGAACTGGAATCGGAATCTGCGCCAGAAAGGCGGATTCTGGAAGCATGGACGGTGGTACGACGTAAACATCGCACGTCGCCTGCCGCTTTCCATTCCGCTCATGGAAGAGCTTGTCGCCGCCCTTCCGCCGCTCGATTCCAATACCTCGGTGTGCGACCTCGGATGCGGGACCGGCAACGCCGGCATGTCGGTCCTCCTGGCCTATCCCACCGTCCATCTCACGGTGCTCGACAAAGACCCGGAAATGCTCGAGCTGGCTCGCGAGAAGATCAGCGAGATCCGCGAGGGCGTCACCCAGATCGAGGCCACGGTCTCCCCGGAAGGCGAACCCCTTCCCGGCAGCCCCTACGATGTCATCATCGCCTCGATGGTCCTGCCCGATCTCATCGGCGGCAGCGAGCCGGAAGGCGCCGAAGCGGAAACGCGCTACGAACTGCTCTTTCAGGGGCTCGGCGCGTCCCTCGCACCCGGCGGCCACCTGTTCGTGGCCGACCAGATCGGAACGCTCGGTCTGTACCGGCTCATGAAGACCATGGAGCGCGCCGGCTTCAGCGATGTCGATTGCGCCTGGCGGCAGGACGACTTCTACGTCTGCGGCGGCCGCCTCGCCTCCTGA
- a CDS encoding Na/Pi symporter, whose amino-acid sequence MTDDSSSSLPQGALTALRILALLGILMLFFVSLEMMSDAFKLMGKGFAETLLSTTSSPIMALLTGILATSLVQSSSTVTSLTVALVASGTLSIEGAVPIIMGANIGTTVTNTIVSMGHITRKDEFRRAMAGATVHDFFNLLAVLILFPLELLFGAISRPAAMLTSGLAGVGGASLLSPLKAVIKPITGFLIGLMNEVGWLVLVVGLVLLFLALRYLVVLLKQMMMGRSEQILHKYIFGSPMASMACGLVLTVLVQSSSVTTSVVVPLVGAGILTVRQIFPYTLGANVGTTVTALLAALALAASGEVAALAGLTVAFTHVLFNVFGIGIIYGIKPIREIPIRMADFMGKLAYTNRVYAFLYLVGLFFLLPLLLELVL is encoded by the coding sequence ATGACGGACGATTCCTCTTCCTCCCTGCCTCAAGGCGCGCTCACCGCGCTCCGTATCCTGGCGCTGCTCGGCATCCTGATGCTCTTCTTCGTCAGCCTCGAGATGATGAGCGACGCCTTCAAGCTGATGGGCAAGGGCTTCGCCGAGACGCTGCTGAGCACGACGTCCAGTCCGATCATGGCGCTGCTGACCGGCATCCTCGCGACGTCGCTCGTGCAGAGTTCCTCCACGGTAACGTCCCTCACGGTTGCGCTCGTGGCCAGCGGCACGCTGTCGATCGAAGGAGCCGTGCCCATCATCATGGGCGCGAACATCGGAACGACGGTGACGAACACGATCGTGTCGATGGGGCACATCACCCGCAAGGACGAGTTCCGCCGCGCCATGGCCGGCGCGACGGTGCATGACTTCTTCAATTTGCTGGCCGTGCTCATCCTGTTCCCGCTCGAACTCCTGTTCGGCGCGATCTCGCGGCCGGCGGCCATGCTGACGAGCGGTCTGGCCGGCGTGGGCGGCGCCAGTTTGCTGAGCCCGCTGAAGGCCGTCATTAAGCCGATCACCGGGTTTCTCATCGGGTTAATGAACGAAGTCGGCTGGCTCGTGCTGGTCGTCGGTCTCGTGTTGCTGTTTCTGGCGCTGCGCTACCTCGTCGTGCTGCTCAAGCAAATGATGATGGGGCGTTCCGAGCAGATCCTGCACAAGTACATCTTCGGCTCGCCGATGGCCTCGATGGCGTGCGGCCTGGTGCTGACGGTGCTGGTTCAGAGTTCGTCGGTGACGACGTCCGTCGTGGTCCCGCTGGTGGGCGCCGGCATCCTGACGGTGCGTCAGATCTTCCCGTACACCCTCGGCGCGAACGTCGGCACGACGGTGACGGCGCTGCTCGCGGCGCTCGCCCTGGCGGCGTCGGGCGAGGTGGCCGCGCTGGCCGGCCTGACGGTGGCGTTCACCCACGTACTGTTCAACGTGTTCGGGATCGGGATCATCTACGGCATCAAGCCGATCCGCGAGATTCCGATCCGCATGGCCGATTTCATGGGCAAACTGGCGTATACCAACCGCGTCTACGCCTTTCTCTATCTCGTGGGGCTGTTCTTCCTGCTTCCGCTACTGCTGGAGCTGGTGCTCTGA